A stretch of the uncultured Desulfobacter sp. genome encodes the following:
- a CDS encoding ATP-dependent 6-phosphofructokinase, with protein MGKKIGVVTGGGDCPGLNAVIRAIVKAGDMQGFATIGIRGGFDGLLAPVQADPLTVRDMDGLLIRGGTILGTANAGRFSSKTGQGETRKIPEDLMSQVRQSTEALGLDALVVIGGDGTLTTALQMHESGLPVIGVPKTIDNDLDATQQTFGFDTAVACAVDALDRLHSTAQSHNRVMVLEVMGRYAGWIAAYAGLAGGADVILIPEIKFNMTAIEKKIRSREAMGKLFTIVIVAEGAKLDDTMVVSDNNNTDREIRLGGIGYLLAEKIQEKTGKESRCVVLGHLQRGGQPTHWDRQLCTRFGVQAVHMAASKNFGKMVALKPSGMMGSVHLKDAVNRIRSVAPNGELILTARTLGICFGD; from the coding sequence ATGGGAAAAAAAATTGGTGTGGTAACAGGGGGAGGAGACTGCCCCGGATTGAATGCAGTGATCAGGGCCATTGTAAAAGCGGGTGATATGCAGGGCTTTGCCACCATAGGCATACGGGGTGGCTTTGACGGGCTCTTGGCTCCTGTACAAGCTGACCCACTCACTGTCCGGGATATGGACGGACTTCTCATTCGCGGCGGTACCATCCTGGGCACGGCAAATGCGGGCAGATTTTCATCGAAAACCGGTCAGGGTGAAACACGAAAAATACCAGAGGATCTGATGAGCCAGGTCCGGCAGAGTACGGAAGCGTTGGGTCTTGATGCACTTGTAGTCATCGGCGGAGACGGCACCTTGACCACAGCCCTGCAGATGCATGAATCAGGACTGCCTGTCATTGGTGTACCTAAAACCATTGACAATGATCTGGATGCCACCCAGCAGACATTTGGATTTGACACTGCCGTGGCCTGTGCCGTGGATGCCCTTGACCGACTGCATTCAACGGCCCAGAGTCATAACCGGGTCATGGTACTTGAGGTCATGGGCCGGTATGCCGGATGGATAGCAGCCTATGCCGGGCTTGCCGGCGGCGCGGATGTAATTCTGATCCCTGAAATAAAATTCAATATGACGGCCATTGAAAAAAAAATCAGATCCCGGGAAGCTATGGGCAAGTTATTTACCATTGTTATTGTGGCTGAAGGCGCAAAGCTTGACGACACCATGGTGGTGTCCGACAATAATAATACAGACAGAGAAATCCGCCTTGGTGGCATTGGTTACCTGCTTGCCGAAAAAATCCAGGAAAAGACCGGGAAAGAGAGTAGGTGCGTGGTCCTTGGCCACCTCCAGCGCGGCGGTCAGCCGACCCACTGGGACAGACAATTGTGTACCCGGTTTGGGGTTCAGGCTGTGCATATGGCAGCCAGCAAAAATTTCGGTAAAATGGTGGCACTTAAGCCCAGTGGAATGATGGGAAGCGTGCATTTAAAAGACGCCGTAAACAGAATACGCAGCGTTGCCCCCAACGGAGAGTTAATCCTTACGGCTAGAACCCTTGGCATATGCTTTGGTGATTAA
- the guaB gene encoding IMP dehydrogenase: MSNVLPEQGLSFDDVLLLPDYSAILPDEVTTHTRLTKELELNIPIVSAAMDTVTESDTAISMARAGGLGFIHRNLSIAEQVVEVDRVKKSESGMIVDPVTVHPDATISDVLSIMAKYRISGIPVVEGDKLVGIVTNRDLRFETQLDKPAREVMTSENLVTVPEKCTLEESKIMLHKHRIEKLLVVDPQGKLKGLITIKDIEKIRKYPNACKDSLGRLRAGAAIGVGSDMMERVEALLNAGADALVIDTSHGHSKNVVMAVQRIKAAFPTCQLIAGNVAMEAGAKALIDAGVDAVKIGIGPGSICTTRIVAGVGVPQLTAVMNCAEISKKTGVPLIADGGIKYSGDVSKALGAGAHSVMLGSMLAGTKESPGEIVIYQGRSYKAYRGMGSVEAMKKGSSDRYYQKDTGENEELVPEGIVGRIPYRGTIRENIVQMIGGLKAGMGYLGSATIEELHQKAKFVRITAAGLRESHVHDVSITKEAPNYRVESN; encoded by the coding sequence ATGTCCAATGTATTACCAGAACAGGGGCTGTCTTTTGATGATGTGCTCCTGCTTCCCGATTATTCCGCCATCCTGCCTGACGAAGTGACTACGCACACCCGTTTGACCAAGGAGCTTGAACTCAATATTCCCATTGTCAGTGCGGCCATGGATACGGTGACAGAATCAGATACCGCCATCAGCATGGCCCGGGCCGGCGGCTTGGGATTTATCCACAGAAACCTGAGTATTGCCGAGCAGGTGGTTGAAGTGGACCGGGTTAAAAAAAGTGAAAGCGGTATGATTGTTGACCCTGTGACCGTCCATCCCGATGCCACTATTTCCGATGTGCTGAGTATTATGGCAAAATACCGTATATCCGGTATCCCGGTTGTGGAAGGTGATAAGCTGGTCGGTATCGTGACCAACAGAGATCTTCGTTTTGAGACCCAGTTAGATAAACCGGCCAGGGAGGTTATGACCAGTGAAAATTTGGTGACTGTACCCGAAAAATGCACCCTTGAAGAATCCAAAATCATGTTGCACAAACACAGAATTGAAAAACTTCTGGTAGTGGATCCCCAAGGCAAACTCAAAGGACTGATCACCATTAAGGATATTGAAAAGATAAGAAAATATCCCAATGCCTGCAAGGACTCCCTGGGACGACTGAGAGCCGGTGCTGCCATTGGTGTGGGGTCTGACATGATGGAGCGTGTGGAAGCGCTTCTGAATGCCGGGGCAGATGCCCTGGTCATTGATACGTCCCATGGGCATTCCAAAAATGTGGTCATGGCGGTTCAGCGTATCAAGGCTGCTTTCCCTACCTGCCAACTTATTGCCGGTAATGTGGCCATGGAGGCCGGGGCAAAGGCATTGATTGATGCAGGTGTTGATGCCGTTAAAATCGGCATTGGGCCTGGTTCCATATGTACCACCCGTATTGTTGCAGGTGTCGGCGTGCCCCAGTTGACAGCCGTGATGAACTGCGCTGAGATTTCAAAGAAAACCGGTGTCCCCCTGATTGCCGACGGCGGGATCAAGTATTCCGGGGATGTCTCTAAAGCTCTGGGCGCCGGTGCCCATTCCGTTATGTTAGGCAGTATGCTGGCCGGTACCAAAGAGAGTCCCGGCGAAATCGTCATTTACCAGGGACGCTCATATAAAGCTTACCGCGGCATGGGATCTGTGGAAGCCATGAAAAAGGGCAGTTCCGACAGATATTATCAAAAAGATACCGGTGAAAATGAAGAGTTGGTTCCCGAAGGCATTGTGGGCCGGATTCCCTACCGGGGAACCATCCGCGAAAATATTGTCCAAATGATCGGCGGACTTAAGGCCGGCATGGGATATTTAGGTTCAGCGACCATTGAAGAGCTCCATCAAAAGGCCAAATTTGTTCGGATCACTGCGGCGGGATTAAGGGAAAGTCATGTCCATGACGTTTCCATCACCAAGGAAGCACCCAATTATAGAGTGGAAAGCAATTAA